A genomic stretch from Bosea sp. F3-2 includes:
- a CDS encoding adenylate kinase, giving the protein MRVIMLGPPGAGKGTQASRLSERLGIPQLSTGDMLRAAAAKGTPVGLAAREVMARGELVSDEVVMECVRERIAEPDAATGFILDGFPRTITQAMGLDEMLAVAGTVLDAVLELRVGEAALLDRVISRAREAKAAGQPVRADDNPEALKVRLDAYRRQTEPLKDYYRLAGLLRTVDGLLPIDRITTRLLIELQL; this is encoded by the coding sequence ATGAGGGTGATCATGCTCGGCCCGCCAGGAGCGGGAAAAGGAACGCAAGCATCGCGCCTGTCGGAGCGGCTGGGGATTCCGCAATTGTCGACGGGCGACATGTTGCGCGCCGCTGCCGCGAAGGGCACCCCTGTCGGTCTTGCGGCACGGGAGGTCATGGCGCGCGGCGAGCTTGTCAGCGACGAGGTCGTCATGGAATGCGTGCGCGAGCGCATCGCGGAGCCTGACGCGGCAACGGGGTTCATCCTCGACGGGTTTCCGCGCACCATAACACAGGCCATGGGTCTCGATGAGATGCTGGCCGTTGCCGGGACCGTGCTCGACGCGGTCCTGGAGCTCAGGGTTGGCGAGGCCGCGCTGCTCGATCGTGTCATCTCCCGGGCGCGCGAGGCCAAGGCGGCGGGGCAACCAGTGCGCGCCGACGACAATCCCGAGGCACTCAAGGTCCGCCTCGACGCCTATCGCAGGCAAACCGAGCCCCTGAAGGACTACTACCGCCTGGCCGGCTTGCTTCGGACTGTCGACGGTTTGCTCCCGATCGACCGGATCACCACCCGCCTGCTGATCGAACTGCAACTGTGA
- a CDS encoding LysR family transcriptional regulator, translating to MSINFEALDLRAFVAVVELAGFHRAAEALNMSQPALSRRIQRLETAVGAALLERTTRRVALTMVGREMLPLVRRMLDEFDTSIFAMRDLGSRRAGQIALACIPTAAFYFLPSVIARFSQQYPNIRFRILDLSANDGLEAVARGEVEFGINLLGGSDAELTFEPLLDDPFVLACRRDHVLAGRPALGWNDLEGHPLVTVSRASGNRAILDAALVKLGVRLDWTFEVTHLSTSLGLVEAGLGISVLPRLATPGVDHPIIVTRPISDPAVSRTIGVVRRRGVKLAPAAERFLEMLLGTWRGPDAD from the coding sequence ATGAGCATCAATTTTGAAGCGCTCGACCTGCGCGCCTTCGTCGCCGTGGTCGAGCTCGCCGGTTTCCACCGGGCGGCGGAGGCCCTGAACATGTCGCAGCCGGCGCTGAGCCGGCGCATTCAGCGGCTCGAGACCGCGGTCGGCGCAGCCCTGCTCGAACGGACGACCAGGCGGGTGGCGCTGACCATGGTCGGGCGCGAAATGCTGCCCCTGGTCCGGCGCATGCTCGACGAGTTCGATACGTCAATCTTCGCGATGCGCGATCTCGGCAGCCGCCGCGCCGGACAGATCGCGCTCGCCTGCATCCCGACGGCCGCCTTCTATTTCCTGCCCTCGGTGATCGCGCGCTTCTCGCAGCAATATCCGAACATCCGCTTCCGCATCCTTGACCTCTCGGCCAATGACGGGCTGGAGGCGGTGGCGCGCGGCGAGGTCGAATTCGGCATCAACCTGCTCGGCGGCTCGGATGCAGAGCTCACCTTCGAGCCGCTGCTCGACGACCCGTTCGTGCTCGCCTGCCGGCGCGACCATGTGCTCGCCGGCAGGCCCGCTCTCGGCTGGAACGACCTCGAAGGCCACCCGCTGGTCACCGTCAGCCGGGCGAGCGGCAACCGCGCCATCCTCGACGCCGCCCTGGTCAAGCTCGGCGTCCGCCTCGACTGGACCTTCGAGGTGACGCATCTGTCGACCTCGCTCGGCCTGGTCGAGGCGGGTTTGGGGATTTCGGTGCTACCGCGACTGGCGACGCCCGGCGTTGACCATCCGATCATCGTGACGCGGCCGATCAGCGATCCGGCGGTTTCGCGCACGATCGGCGTGGTCAGGCGGCGCGGCGTCAAGCTGGCGCCGGCGGCCGAGCGCTTCCTGGAGATGCTGCTCGGAACGTGGCGGGGCCCGGATGCGGATTGA
- the acs gene encoding acetate--CoA ligase, with amino-acid sequence MQGNADNETTGGYPVPADWAARAHVDAGAYDIMYESSVTAPEAFWLHHGQRIDWFRPYTKVKNTSFAPGAVSIKWFEDGTTNVAHNCIDRHLAKRGDQVAIIWEGDDPTEDAQITYRELHTRVMKWANVLKAQGVGKGDRVTLYLPMIPEAAYAMLACARIGAVHSVVFGGFSSDALASRIADSGSRVVVTADEGMRGGRKVPLKANVDAALAILPEGAVRSVIVARRTGAPIAMQAGRDHRYDDLAAAVPDWCIPEEMQAEDPLFLLYTSGSTGKPKGVLHTTGGYLVYAAMTHQYVFDYHDGDIYWCTADVGWVTGHSYILYGPLANGATTLMFEGIPTYPSISRFWEVIDKHKVNTFYTAPTAIRSLMGAGEEPVKKTSRASLRLLGSVGEPINPEAWEWYHRVVGDHRCPIVDTWWQTETGGILITPLPGATRLKPGSATRPFFGIKPEIVDAAGQVLEGAAEGNLVIADSWPGQMRTVYGDHQRFMDTYFATYPNKYFTGDGCRRDADGYYWITGRVDDVINVSGHRMGTAEVESALVAHPKVSEAAVVGYPHDIKGQGIYAYVTLMAGETWNEDLRKELVAYVRKEIGPIASPDLIQFAPGLPKTRSGKIMRRILRKIAEDEFGALGDTSTLADPAVVDDLIKNRQNKRKAG; translated from the coding sequence ATGCAAGGGAACGCCGACAACGAGACGACGGGGGGCTACCCCGTCCCCGCCGATTGGGCCGCGCGCGCCCATGTCGACGCGGGCGCCTACGACATCATGTACGAGAGCTCGGTGACCGCGCCGGAGGCATTCTGGCTGCATCATGGCCAGCGCATCGACTGGTTCAGGCCCTACACCAAGGTCAAGAACACCTCGTTCGCGCCCGGCGCGGTCTCGATCAAATGGTTCGAGGACGGCACCACAAACGTCGCGCACAACTGCATCGACCGGCATCTGGCGAAGCGCGGAGACCAGGTTGCGATCATCTGGGAGGGCGACGATCCCACCGAGGATGCGCAGATCACCTATCGCGAGCTCCACACCCGGGTGATGAAATGGGCGAACGTCCTGAAGGCACAGGGTGTGGGGAAGGGCGACCGGGTCACGCTCTACCTGCCGATGATCCCGGAGGCGGCCTACGCCATGCTCGCCTGCGCGCGCATCGGCGCCGTCCATTCGGTCGTCTTCGGCGGCTTCTCCTCGGACGCCCTCGCCAGCCGCATCGCGGATTCCGGCTCGCGCGTGGTGGTCACCGCCGATGAGGGGATGCGCGGCGGCCGCAAGGTGCCGCTCAAGGCCAATGTCGATGCGGCCCTGGCGATCCTGCCGGAGGGGGCGGTCCGGAGCGTGATCGTCGCCCGACGCACGGGCGCGCCCATTGCGATGCAGGCCGGGCGAGACCATCGCTACGACGATCTCGCCGCCGCGGTGCCGGACTGGTGCATCCCTGAGGAAATGCAGGCCGAGGACCCTTTGTTCCTGCTCTACACCTCAGGCTCGACCGGCAAGCCGAAGGGCGTGCTGCACACCACGGGCGGCTATCTGGTCTACGCCGCGATGACGCATCAATACGTCTTCGACTACCATGACGGCGACATCTACTGGTGCACCGCCGATGTCGGCTGGGTGACCGGCCACAGCTACATTCTCTACGGCCCGCTCGCGAACGGCGCGACCACGCTGATGTTCGAGGGCATCCCGACCTATCCGTCGATCTCCCGCTTCTGGGAGGTGATCGACAAGCACAAGGTCAACACCTTCTACACCGCGCCGACCGCGATCCGCTCGCTGATGGGAGCCGGCGAGGAGCCGGTGAAGAAGACCAGCCGCGCCTCGCTGCGGCTGCTCGGCTCGGTCGGCGAGCCGATCAATCCGGAAGCCTGGGAGTGGTATCACCGCGTCGTCGGCGACCACCGCTGCCCGATCGTCGACACCTGGTGGCAGACCGAGACCGGCGGCATCCTGATCACGCCGCTGCCGGGCGCGACCAGGCTCAAGCCCGGTTCGGCCACCCGGCCCTTCTTCGGCATCAAGCCGGAGATCGTCGATGCCGCGGGCCAGGTGCTGGAGGGGGCGGCCGAGGGCAACCTCGTCATCGCCGACAGCTGGCCGGGTCAGATGCGCACGGTCTATGGCGACCATCAGCGCTTCATGGACACCTATTTCGCGACCTATCCGAACAAGTACTTCACCGGCGACGGCTGCCGGCGCGACGCCGACGGCTATTACTGGATCACCGGCCGCGTCGACGACGTGATCAACGTCTCCGGCCACCGCATGGGTACGGCCGAGGTCGAGTCGGCGCTGGTCGCCCATCCGAAGGTCTCGGAGGCGGCGGTCGTCGGCTATCCGCACGACATCAAGGGCCAGGGCATCTACGCCTATGTCACGCTGATGGCGGGCGAGACGTGGAACGAGGATTTGCGCAAGGAGCTCGTCGCCTATGTGCGCAAGGAGATCGGCCCGATCGCCTCGCCCGACCTGATCCAGTTCGCGCCCGGCCTGCCCAAGACCCGCTCCGGCAAGATCATGCGCCGCATCCTGCGCAAGATCGCCGAGGACGAGTTCGGCGCGCTCGGCGACACCTCGACCCTCGCCGATCCCGCCGTCGTCGATGACCTCATCAAGAACAGACAGAACAAGCGCAAGGCCGGGTAA
- a CDS encoding tripartite tricarboxylate transporter substrate binding protein, with translation MTITRRHLCSLLTAAAASSCLPELAFAQAAFPTRPMKLLVPYAAGGGTDAIARLVAQGVGERLGQSLVVENNGSAGGNLATAQAAAAPADGYTVLMANQGPMVVNPHLFKNVRVDPLVAFDPITLISAAPLVVVVAPNSPYKSLAELVGQAQKNPGKLTYGSAGNGSASHLATVLLAQTAQFEAVHVPYRGAGPALTDLLAGNSDFMVTTVPSVLGLIEGGKVRALAVTGKARARLFRDVPSVAEGGWPDYEATAWYGFVVPKGTPKDVAAKLRAATVETINSPLIRERLQNEGAEPVGNAPEEFAAMMEAESRRWAGIIKKAQIGVN, from the coding sequence ATGACGATCACGCGCCGCCATCTCTGCAGCCTGCTGACGGCCGCAGCGGCCAGCTCCTGCCTGCCTGAGCTCGCTTTCGCCCAGGCCGCCTTCCCGACGCGGCCGATGAAGCTGCTCGTGCCCTATGCCGCCGGCGGCGGCACCGACGCGATCGCGCGCCTCGTCGCGCAGGGCGTCGGCGAGCGGCTCGGCCAGTCGCTGGTTGTCGAGAACAATGGCTCGGCCGGCGGCAATCTCGCGACGGCGCAGGCGGCCGCGGCGCCGGCCGACGGCTACACCGTGCTGATGGCCAATCAGGGACCGATGGTGGTCAATCCGCATCTGTTCAAGAATGTCAGGGTCGATCCGCTCGTCGCCTTCGACCCGATCACGCTGATCTCGGCCGCCCCGCTCGTCGTGGTCGTCGCACCGAACTCGCCCTACAAGAGCCTCGCCGAGCTCGTCGGCCAGGCCCAGAAGAACCCAGGCAAGCTGACCTATGGCTCTGCCGGAAACGGCTCCGCCAGCCATCTCGCCACCGTGCTGCTGGCGCAGACCGCGCAGTTCGAGGCCGTTCACGTGCCCTATCGCGGTGCCGGCCCGGCGCTGACCGACCTGCTCGCCGGCAATTCCGATTTCATGGTCACCACGGTGCCTTCGGTGCTCGGCCTGATCGAAGGCGGCAAGGTCAGGGCGCTGGCGGTGACCGGCAAGGCGCGCGCCAGGCTCTTCCGCGATGTCCCTTCGGTCGCCGAGGGCGGCTGGCCGGATTACGAGGCGACCGCCTGGTATGGCTTCGTCGTGCCCAAGGGGACGCCGAAGGATGTCGCGGCGAAGCTGCGGGCCGCGACCGTCGAGACGATCAACAGCCCGCTCATCCGCGAGCGCCTGCAGAACGAGGGCGCCGAGCCGGTCGGCAACGCGCCCGAGGAGTTCGCCGCCATGATGGAAGCGGAGTCGCGCCGCTGGGCCGGCATCATCAAGAAGGCCCAAATCGGCGTGAACTAG
- the rpiB gene encoding ribose 5-phosphate isomerase B → MTASNRIVLSSDHAAIQLRQAIATHIAAHGWVVVDIGPTTPESTHYPQHGEVAARLVASGDCRLGIILCGTGQGIMMAANKVKGIRCGVCADTFSARMIRQHNDANMLSLGARVVGEGLALDIVDAFLTARFEGGRHATRVEMIEALEG, encoded by the coding sequence TTGACAGCCAGCAACCGCATCGTCCTCTCCAGCGACCATGCCGCCATTCAGCTCCGACAGGCTATTGCCACTCATATCGCGGCGCATGGCTGGGTGGTGGTCGACATCGGACCGACGACGCCGGAGAGCACACACTATCCTCAGCACGGCGAAGTGGCGGCGCGGCTCGTCGCCTCCGGCGATTGCCGGCTTGGCATCATCCTATGCGGCACCGGCCAGGGCATCATGATGGCGGCGAACAAGGTAAAGGGCATCCGTTGCGGCGTCTGCGCCGACACGTTCTCAGCCCGCATGATCCGCCAACACAACGATGCCAACATGCTGTCGCTTGGCGCGCGAGTGGTGGGCGAAGGGCTGGCGCTCGATATCGTGGATGCGTTCCTGACCGCCCGGTTCGAGGGCGGCCGGCATGCGACGCGGGTGGAGATGATTGAGGCGCTGGAGGGGTAG
- a CDS encoding 4-oxalomesaconate tautomerase codes for MSAPTRPLHPKALRIPCVLMRGGTSRGPFFLESDLPAEPGARDRVLLAAMGSPHLLQLDGLGGGNSLTSKVAIVSRSCRPDADVDYLFAQVAIDRAHVDLGPNCGNMLSAVGPFAIEAGLVPAAEGETVVRIHNRNTASLIEATVQTPGGLVDYDGATAIDGVAGTAAPVKLSFLEAVGSKTGALLPTGLAREEIDGIPVTLVDYAMPMLLVSAGDFGLAGDEMPTVLDADAMLLARLEGIRREAGRRMGLGDVAGRVIPKVGVLSPARRGGSLTSRYFTPDRCHRSHAVTGALCVAVASRIGGSVAAEMLSPGTDSLVAVEHPSGTIQIDLSLDAAGQVARASLVRTARRIFEGNVIVPASTILALAERAETGGEQTHDDHAPPSLQPADGRSGQLLPA; via the coding sequence TTGTCCGCTCCCACCCGCCCGCTGCATCCAAAGGCCTTGCGCATCCCCTGCGTGCTGATGCGCGGCGGCACCTCGCGCGGCCCCTTCTTTCTCGAATCCGACCTGCCTGCCGAGCCCGGGGCGCGCGACCGCGTCCTGCTCGCGGCGATGGGCTCGCCACATCTGCTCCAGCTCGACGGGTTAGGGGGCGGCAACTCGCTGACCAGCAAGGTCGCGATCGTCAGCCGCTCCTGCCGGCCCGATGCCGATGTCGACTATCTCTTCGCCCAGGTCGCCATCGACCGCGCCCATGTCGATCTCGGTCCCAACTGCGGCAACATGCTCTCCGCCGTCGGGCCCTTCGCCATCGAGGCCGGGCTGGTTCCCGCGGCCGAGGGCGAGACGGTGGTGCGCATCCACAACCGCAACACCGCTTCGCTGATCGAGGCGACCGTCCAGACCCCGGGCGGCTTGGTCGACTATGACGGCGCGACCGCGATCGACGGCGTCGCCGGCACGGCGGCGCCGGTCAAGTTGAGCTTCCTCGAAGCGGTCGGCTCCAAGACCGGCGCCCTGCTGCCGACGGGCCTTGCCCGCGAGGAAATCGACGGCATCCCGGTGACGCTGGTCGATTATGCGATGCCGATGCTGCTGGTCAGCGCTGGCGATTTCGGCCTCGCCGGCGATGAGATGCCGACGGTGCTCGATGCCGACGCAATGTTGCTGGCACGGCTCGAGGGGATTCGCCGCGAGGCCGGTCGCCGCATGGGTCTCGGCGATGTCGCTGGCCGCGTCATTCCCAAGGTCGGCGTGCTCTCGCCCGCGCGCCGCGGCGGCAGCCTGACCTCGCGCTATTTCACGCCTGATCGCTGCCATCGCAGCCACGCCGTTACCGGCGCGCTCTGCGTCGCCGTGGCGAGCCGCATCGGCGGCAGCGTTGCCGCCGAGATGCTCTCGCCCGGAACCGACTCGCTGGTCGCGGTCGAGCATCCCAGCGGCACCATCCAGATCGATCTTTCGCTCGACGCCGCCGGCCAGGTGGCGCGCGCGAGTCTGGTGCGCACCGCGCGCCGCATCTTCGAAGGAAACGTCATCGTCCCCGCAAGCACGATCCTCGCGCTTGCCGAGAGGGCGGAAACGGGAGGAGAACAGACCCATGACGATCACGCGCCGCCATCTCTGCAGCCTGCTGACGGCCGCAGCGGCCAGCTCCTGCCTGCCTGA
- a CDS encoding NAD-dependent succinate-semialdehyde dehydrogenase encodes MSQWSDFKRDAIFVGGRWLDKASGGTIPVTDPATGKTIGTVPSAGVEETRAAIEAAHAAFPAWAAKTAQQRAVLLRRLADEILKHQDALAELLTREQGKPLAEARGEVGMSAAYVLWFAEEARRVYGDVIPSPWADRRIIVTKQPLGVVGAITPWNFPSSMLARKIGPALAAGCTVVAKPASQTPYSALAWGVLAEKAGIPAGVVNVVTGDARTVGGELTGNPLVRKITFTGSTPVGKVLLRQAAETVKKVSMELGGNAPFLVFDDADLDRAVEGAIAAKFRNSGQTCVCTNRFYAQAGIYDAFVEKLAAATRKLKVGSGLEAGVTQGPLIDDKALAKVEEMVADARAKGGVVATGGKRSELGLSYYEPTVIAGATSTMEFAREEIFGPVAPVFRFETEEEAIRLANDTEYGLACYFYTRDLGRTFRVSEALQYGIVGVNEGLVTTEVAPFGGVKESGLGSEGSKYGLQDYLDIKYTCIGGIGADVS; translated from the coding sequence ATGTCCCAGTGGAGCGATTTCAAGCGCGACGCGATCTTCGTCGGCGGGCGCTGGCTGGACAAGGCGTCGGGCGGAACGATTCCCGTGACCGACCCCGCCACTGGTAAGACGATCGGCACCGTTCCTTCCGCCGGCGTGGAAGAGACGCGCGCCGCGATCGAAGCCGCTCACGCCGCTTTCCCGGCCTGGGCCGCCAAGACCGCGCAGCAGCGCGCGGTGCTGCTGCGCCGGCTCGCCGACGAGATCCTAAAGCATCAGGACGCGCTGGCCGAGCTTCTGACGCGCGAGCAGGGCAAGCCGCTGGCCGAAGCCAGGGGCGAGGTCGGCATGAGCGCGGCCTATGTGCTGTGGTTCGCCGAGGAGGCGCGGCGCGTCTATGGCGACGTCATTCCCTCGCCCTGGGCCGACCGGCGCATTATCGTGACCAAGCAGCCGCTCGGCGTGGTCGGTGCGATCACGCCCTGGAATTTCCCCTCCTCGATGCTGGCGCGCAAGATCGGCCCAGCGCTGGCCGCGGGTTGCACCGTCGTCGCCAAGCCGGCCTCGCAGACGCCCTATTCGGCCCTGGCCTGGGGCGTGCTGGCCGAGAAGGCCGGCATTCCGGCCGGCGTCGTCAATGTGGTGACCGGCGATGCCCGGACGGTCGGCGGCGAGCTCACCGGCAATCCGCTGGTGCGCAAGATCACCTTCACCGGCTCGACCCCGGTCGGCAAGGTGCTGCTGCGGCAGGCGGCCGAAACGGTGAAGAAAGTCTCGATGGAGCTCGGCGGCAACGCGCCCTTCCTCGTCTTCGACGATGCCGATCTCGACCGCGCGGTCGAGGGCGCGATCGCCGCCAAGTTCCGCAATTCCGGGCAGACCTGCGTCTGCACCAACCGCTTCTATGCGCAGGCCGGCATCTACGATGCCTTCGTCGAGAAGCTGGCGGCGGCGACCCGGAAGCTCAAGGTCGGCTCCGGCCTCGAGGCCGGCGTCACGCAGGGCCCGCTGATCGACGACAAGGCGCTCGCCAAGGTCGAGGAGATGGTGGCGGACGCCAGGGCCAAGGGCGGCGTCGTCGCGACCGGCGGCAAGCGCTCGGAGCTGGGCCTCAGCTACTACGAGCCAACCGTGATCGCGGGCGCGACCAGCACGATGGAGTTCGCGCGTGAGGAGATCTTCGGGCCGGTGGCTCCGGTCTTCCGCTTCGAGACCGAGGAAGAAGCGATCCGGCTGGCCAACGACACCGAATACGGCCTCGCCTGCTATTTCTACACGCGCGATCTCGGCCGCACCTTCCGGGTTTCGGAGGCGCTGCAATACGGCATCGTCGGCGTCAACGAGGGGCTGGTCACCACCGAGGTCGCTCCCTTCGGCGGCGTCAAGGAATCGGGACTGGGCTCCGAGGGCTCGAAATACGGCCTGCAGGACTATCTCGACATCAAATATACCTGCATCGGCGGAATCGGCGCCGACGTGAGCTAA
- the ppa gene encoding inorganic diphosphatase → MRLQSIRIGIQPPDDINVLVEVPIGGEPIKYELDKAAGVLVVDRFLYTPMRYPGNYGFVPHTLSEDGDPIDVLVANTRPIAPGAIINVRPVGVLKMEDDGGGDEKIIAVPSSKLTQRYSHVENYTDLPEILSRQIEHFFTHYKDLEPGKWVNLLGWGDAAEARQLISAAIARAEGARIKEEKSP, encoded by the coding sequence ATGCGTCTTCAGTCGATCAGAATCGGTATCCAGCCGCCCGACGACATCAATGTTCTCGTCGAGGTGCCGATCGGCGGCGAGCCGATCAAATACGAGCTCGACAAGGCCGCCGGCGTCCTCGTCGTCGACCGCTTCCTCTACACGCCGATGCGCTATCCCGGAAATTACGGCTTCGTCCCGCACACACTCTCGGAAGACGGCGATCCGATCGATGTCCTCGTCGCCAATACGCGGCCGATCGCGCCGGGCGCGATCATCAATGTCCGCCCGGTCGGCGTCCTGAAGATGGAAGATGATGGCGGCGGCGATGAGAAGATCATCGCCGTGCCCTCAAGCAAGCTGACGCAGCGCTACAGTCACGTCGAAAACTATACCGATCTGCCGGAGATCCTGTCCCGCCAGATCGAGCATTTCTTCACGCACTACAAGGATCTCGAGCCCGGCAAATGGGTGAATCTGCTCGGCTGGGGCGATGCCGCTGAGGCCCGCCAGCTGATCAGCGCGGCGATCGCGCGGGCCGAAGGCGCTCGGATTAAGGAGGAGAAAAGCCCATGA
- a CDS encoding IS110 family transposase, whose amino-acid sequence MSEVTTIGLDLAKAVFQAHGADATGSVIFRKRLRRNQVLSFFAALPRCLVAMEACASAHYWAREISTLGHETRLIPPAYVKPFVHRQKNDMADAQAICEAAQRPTMRFVTPKSAQAQGAAVIFRTRDLLVRQRTQLINALRGHLIVAQGPGHVSKLIDLIDDPASDMPAEARPVLAMIATSLQMLQSNIAELDRKIAARSKADPVAKQLMTIPGIGPIAATALVALAPAAHTFRRGRDFAAWLGLTPQQHSSGGKERLGRTTKMGERSLRRLLILGASSAVKVAARDRSRASPGLDGMLARKPRMLVTVALANKIARIVWALMAHGGSYRAPTAAA is encoded by the coding sequence GTGAGTGAAGTTACCACCATTGGCCTCGATCTGGCGAAGGCTGTCTTCCAGGCGCATGGGGCTGACGCGACCGGCTCGGTCATATTCCGCAAGAGGCTCCGGCGGAATCAGGTGCTATCCTTCTTCGCCGCCCTGCCACGCTGCCTGGTTGCGATGGAAGCCTGCGCCAGTGCTCATTATTGGGCTCGGGAGATCTCCACCCTAGGGCACGAGACCCGGCTCATCCCGCCAGCATACGTGAAGCCCTTCGTCCACCGGCAGAAGAATGACATGGCCGACGCGCAGGCGATCTGCGAGGCGGCGCAGCGGCCGACGATGCGGTTCGTCACGCCCAAGAGCGCGCAGGCGCAGGGGGCGGCGGTGATCTTCCGCACGCGCGACCTTCTGGTGCGCCAGAGAACTCAGCTGATCAACGCGCTGCGCGGCCACCTCATCGTGGCCCAGGGACCCGGCCATGTGAGCAAGCTCATCGACCTGATTGACGATCCTGCGAGTGACATGCCGGCCGAGGCTCGGCCGGTCCTGGCAATGATCGCCACAAGCTTGCAGATGCTCCAATCAAACATCGCAGAGCTCGATCGAAAGATCGCGGCCCGGTCGAAAGCCGATCCTGTCGCAAAGCAGTTGATGACGATCCCTGGCATCGGACCAATCGCGGCCACAGCCTTGGTGGCATTGGCGCCAGCAGCGCACACCTTTCGACGGGGCAGAGACTTCGCCGCGTGGTTGGGGCTTACCCCCCAGCAGCATTCCAGTGGTGGTAAGGAGCGTCTGGGCAGGACCACAAAGATGGGCGAACGCAGCCTGCGCAGACTCCTGATCCTGGGCGCAAGCTCGGCGGTCAAGGTCGCGGCCCGCGACAGATCGCGAGCCAGTCCGGGGCTCGACGGCATGCTGGCACGCAAGCCACGCATGCTGGTGACGGTGGCATTGGCCAACAAGATTGCCAGGATCGTCTGGGCGCTCATGGCGCACGGCGGATCCTACAGAGCTCCGACTGCTGCGGCATAG